The region CTACATCATCAGCATGAGCCATGACGTTAGCGACCTGCTAGAAGTGTTGCTGTTAGCCAAAGAAGCAGGATTGTATGATCCTGGTACAGGCATCAGTACACTGAGAGTCGTCCCTCTGTTTGAGACTGTCGAAGATTTGCAAAAAGCCCCCGCTGTGCTTACAGAATTGTTTGAGTTACCGTTGTACCGCACCATGCTTGCAGGCGGGAATGCCGCAGTTCAAGGGACTTCTCCCCCTGATTCAACCTGGATGTTAACCCCCCATCTGCAAGAAGTGATGTTGGGCTACTCCGACAGCAATAAAGACTCAGGCTTCTTGAGTAGTAACTGGGAAATTCACAAAGCTCAACAGGCGCTCCATACGCTTGCCGAAAAATACGGAGTCCTGTTACGAATCTTTCATGGGCGTGGTGGCTCGGTAGGACGGGGCGGCGGTCCTGCCTACGAGGCAATTTTGGCACAACCCGGACGTAGCGTTAATGGACGCATCAAGATTACGGAACAGGGTGAGGTCTTGGCATCTAAATACTCACTACCTGAACTGGCACTCTACAATCTGGAGAAAATTACGGCAGCAGTGATTCAGGGAAGTCTACTCCGTACAGGGTTTGATGACATTCAGCCATGGCACGAGATCATGGAGGAACTAGCAGCCTGCTCCCGCAAACATTATCGATCGCTGATTTACGAGCAACCTGACTTCATCGATTTCTTCCATAGCGTTACCCCGATCGAAGAAATTAGCCAATTACAAATTAGCTCTCGTCCTGCACGACGCGGTGGTAAGAAGGATTTGGGTAGTTTACGGGCAATTCCCTGGGTATTTAGCTGGACTCAAAGCCGATTCCTGCTACCTGCATGGTACGGAGTCGGGACTGCTCTACGCGATTTTTTATACGAGCATCCCGAAGAACACCTGAAACTGCTACGCTACTTTTACTTCAAATGGCCCTTCTTCAAAGTAGTCATCTCAAAGGTAGAGATGACCCTGTCGAAGGTCGATCTCCAGATTGCCAGACACTACATGAATCAGTTGACAAAACCGGAAGATAAACCACGATTTGAAGCCGTGTTTGAGCAAATTGCTAATGAATATTACCTGACCCGTGAAATGATACTGGCAATTACGGGTCATAAACGTTTACTCGATGGTGACCCCGATTTGCAACGGTCTGTGCAACTCCGCAACGGAACAATTGTCCCCTTAGGATTTTTGCAAGTCTCGCTACTAAAACGGTTGCGGCAATATAAGGATGAAGCGCTATCTGGTGTGGTGCGATCGCGCTATAGCAAAGGCGAACTGCTGCGAGGTGCCTTACTGACTATCAACGGGATTGCCGCTGGAATGCGGAATACTGGTTGATAGTATTGGTCTGGTTAATGGTATTGATCCTTGGTCCCTGGTAAAGGGATTAGTATCCGGTAACTGTCTTAAAGCGATAATACTCAAGCCTGCAATATTCAAGCTTGCAAGAATCGTTGCGCTGCGATTTCAACTGTCTCAATTAGAATCAAGCCTTCCTGGGAGTCTCGTGTCTGCATGATCGATGGGCACGAACTGGAACTCCTGGAACCATTTCAACGATTTCTCCCTGCAGCAGTTCACAGATGCTCAGCTAAAACACCCATCATCACAATGCGGTGATAATCCTCAACCATCCAGTGATGCAGGACTAATGGTGCCATAAAAGGTAGCAGTTTCTGTGGCTACTCATTCATTTTCATTATTCATTTTCATTATATGAAGCTAGATGTCGTCCTCCGCTCTGGTGGAACTCTTTTGGGCGATTGTTTGGAGTTCTTGCACTTCTCGCTGCAAAAAGTAGTTGAGAAATGTCCGAATACTCGTGATCGCTGCCAATTTTGCGACATCATTCCAATTAGGTGAAACGGCTGTTGCCACAATGTCTGCAGCAAGCTGAAACTCTAACGATAAGGCTAGAGTTTGCCCAAACTCCAGGCGAATCTGTTCTTGCAAATGATGATTTTTGCCTTTGGTTTTGTGGTGGAATAAACGCTTGAGCGCAATTGCCACCGCGATCGCCACAACGAGAATTGCGATTGTTTCTAAAGTTAGCTCCAAAAGTCCTGCAAATTGCGTTAATAATTCTTTCAGCAACGCCTCAAGCCTGCTTTCCCCTACAGCAAACGGTGCGCTCTCAGCCACAATCCTCAGCATGGTTGTCATACTCTTTGCCAATTTACCTCTCTGGACTATTGTTTCACCAAAGAGTTTTGGAGACATGCCTTTGCAGGCGATCGCCTTTACTTACAAAAATTTGACATGAGAGATGAAACTGTAGCGCTGGCGAAATCCCACGGATTGGTAGAGGTTGAAAGCACCAGAAGGATTTTCGGAATCTACACCCAGCAGCGCAATTTCCATGCCTCTTGCCTTCAACGCCAGCATCCCAGTTAATAACATGGCTCGCCCCAATCCTATCCGGCGGAATCCACGACGAGTACCCAGATCAGCAATCCAGCCTTCCTTTCTTCCGGTGCGATCGTTCTCTTGAACATAAATCAGGTTGTAGCAAAAGGCAGCCAGCGTACCATCTGGGGCAACCACAACCAGATCCAACTCTGGAACATAGGCTGAATCTTCCATCCAGTGTTTGCGATCTTCCACAGTTAAGGGGTGAAAATTCCAGTGGTCGATAAAGGTTTGGTTGAACATTTCCACCCAGGCTGCGGCTTCGGTAACTCCTTGCAAGGGACGCACATAAAAGCCAGCAGGTAACTGCGGTTCAGGGATTGGCTCCGTCAGCGATCGCGCCATGCGATAAAAGTGCCGATCAACTACAAAATTTTGCTGTTTGAGAAAATTAAGACGCACAACCTGATCATTACGGGCACCAGAACGAAGTTGAGCCGAAACATTGCGTTGTTGAGCAACCTGCTTTACTCGTGCTTCTGCCCAAGTCAACACTTCAATCTCAAGCCCAATCTCGCGCATATCAGGACGAATGCTGAACCACAGAAAACAGTTTTGCACATCCGTTGCTTCAGGCAACCAGCACTGCGCGATCGCACAAATCTCTCCAAGTCCATCTTCCCAGAGCCGCAAGTCTTGGCTGATATCAAAATCAGGGCTGGCAAATCTGTGGCCTAACTCTTCAACTGAGGCAAAATCATCCAGGCTATCAGCCGTTTTGCAGGTATTGATCAAGTGGGCGATCGCGGGTAAATCCGCCTCACCACTGTATAGTCGAATCCGATACGTCGATAAATAGGCTGTCACAGGGCACCTCCAGCCACACGAGAGCATACTACAAGTAATACAATGCCCTGTTGAGATATTTCGTAAGCTAATTCAAATTTCAGGCGGAGTCTGCCCACCCGATTCCTGATACCGAATTTGCCAATTCCCTAATTCCCCAACCGATGCCCACAATTTGAACAGAAGCGGTCTTCTAGCTTAACAGGAGTTCCACACTGGCTACAAAACCGTTGAGCCGTTGAAACAGCAGGCGCAGAAGCGGCAGTTCCCATTCGCATTTCCATATTGCCCATCCGCATTTCCATTGGGTTCATGCTCATCTGCATATCACCCATCGTCATTGGCTTCATCGGTTTCATTGGCTCCATCGGTTTCATCGATTCCATAACTGAGGAAGATGCCGGAAAACCAGAAATTTGCTGCACCTGCATTTGTTCCAGAGCATCGAGTGAAAACGCCTCACTTACACCTATGCTGCTACCGTGTACGCGAATGTAATGGGAACCCCGTTCGCTCTGCAATTTCACGACGGCACCATCAGTTGTTAGGTACACTTCTGGAGTAGCAGTCCACGTGCCCGTGAGAAAACTGCTGCTGGCTTGCTGTTGCTGTCCAGAGGCAGAACTAGATAGGGTGACCATTGTTTGCCCATTGGCGTTGTCTAGGTACAACATGCGACCAGTGCCCAACTTGCAACTGTATGCCATGACAGGGTTCCTCAAGAAGTCTCTACTCTCAGTGTACAAAGCTCATGCTGGATACAACCTGGAATAAACCTTTAAGTGCAGTGAGGGAAAGGATAGAAAAAAGGGAGGGGGTAATGGGCTTCTAGAAATCAACTCCGCGTTTCAAATCGATGCCTTTTTCGGCATAGTGTTTGTGGCAGATCATTTCAGAGTGGACACTGGCAAGATCAAAGTAGGCAGGGGGATGTTTGCAGCGTCCAGTAATGATAATTTCGGTGTCGCGGGGTTTGCGTAAGAGCGCTTGCACGATGGGTTCTTGCGGTAGCAACTCTAAGTCAACCGTGGGATTTAACTCATCTAGAATAATGGTTTTATAGAGACCAGAGGCGATCGCCGCTCTGGCAATTTCCCATCCGCGCTCCGCTTCCACATAATCCAGTTCTTGTTGCTGTCCCCGCCAAACAATCGCATCTCGTCCGCAGCGTTGATGATCCACCAAGTTAGGGTAGATTTGGCGCAAAGCAGCGATCGCGGCATCTTCAGTGTAGCCAGTACCGCCCTTTAACCATTGCATAATCAACACCCGATGAGATTTATCCTGCCCAATGCCGCGCCCGATTGCCTGTAATGCTTTGCCCAATGCACTGGTTGATTTACCCTTACCCTCACCCGTGTAAATCTCAATCCCGTCGATGCCCTGATCTTTAGCAGTCGGGTGGTAATGGGGGCGCATTTCGGAGTGCAGATCGGCAATATCCAGCAAGGGTTGAGGTGCGGCGCGTCCAGTAGCGATAACTTCCATGTGTTCCGGTTTGCGTTTGAGTGTGCTTACCACTTCATTTACAGGCAGCAAACCTAGATCCAGCACTGGGTTGAGTTCATCCAGCACAACAACCGAATACAACCCGGACGCGATCGCTCCTTTTGCTACATCCCAGCCGCGTTGGGCTTCTAGCTTATCAAAACGGGTAATTTCTTCCGCATTAAAAAACTCCGCTCGTCCTGTTCTCACCTGATCAATTAAGTGGGGAAAGCCCCGTTGCAAGGCTTCGATCGCCGCGTCTTCGTCGTAGGTGCGTCCGGGGCCCTTCAAAAACCGTAACAGCAGCACACGGGTTTGCCAGTCGGTATGAATGCCTAACCCAATTGAGCGCAACACAACCCCCAGCGCCGCCTGAGATTTACCTTTGCCTGCCCCGTCATACACATGGATTTGCCCAACTAACCGCTCTGAGCGAGCCTGCGCCGTGCGAATCCCCACTTCGTTTCGTACCATTGTTTCTCTTGTGCCCGTGCTGCTCTATATTCTACGTTAGCCCTTCACCTAAAGCAGGAACTCCATCATTGGAATAGAAATCGAAATCAATTCAGAATCTTAGCTAGTGGAGTTGGTAATCCATCCACACTGACGCAATTTTTCTCACGGTGATAAGCTCGCAAGCCGTCTTCCCCTTTCTTCATTGCCCAATCCACCATGATTTGGCGCTGCTCGGCAAATTCCATCAAAGGTACCCCATTGCCACAAGAGGTTTGCACTCGGTTAATCTCTGCCACAATAATCTGGCGCGTTCCTGGAATAGGCAGAAATTGGGAGAACAAGCCCTGCCAGTCATCCGAAGTTGGTAGCACTACCCGTCCCTGCCCGTATAGGCGCAAAATCAGCGGTGCTCCTTGAAAAGCGCAAAACATGAAGGTAATGCGTCCATTTTCTAGTAGGTGAGCGGAAGTTTCGTTGCCGCTACCAGTCAAATCCAAATAGGCAACCTGCTTAGAAGATAACACTCGAAAGCTATCTAGCCCTTTGGGCGACAGGTTAACGTGCCCAGTGGCACTGAGGGGAGCCGTTGCCACAAAAAATAGCGGTTGTGCTGCAATGAATCGCTGTAGCTCCTCAGTAATGTGATCAAACACTTTTGCCATAAAAATTCATTGAACACTTGTCCTGAAGCAGTGCGGAAATCTGCCCTAGCTCTTGAAGTTAGAGAGGCACGTGAAAAGTGTAACCTTCTAACGCTGATTGTTAGGATTGAACTAATGTCATTGTCAAATCAGGACCAGTCGTTTCAGCATGGATTGTTTACAATAGTAAAGAGAGGTAGTTAGTCAAAGTTCACGATTGAGTTATCTACTTCAGGATTTAGACACTAGTTATGGTTTCGGACAGTACCTCTGGCAGGCGGGTTCAGCACTCATCTCCCAAAATTGCAGAGTTTGTAGGAACATTGATTGCCGTTCTGACTCTCACCCTGCCTGCCGTTGTGGTGGCTCAGTATTCCAGTCGCCCTGATATATCCACGATCGCGCCTTATGCGGTTTCACGCTCTAATAATCGTTAGAGGGATGAAGAGACACCCAAACAGGCGCGAAGATCGCTATGATTTTTAGTACAGAGTTGGGAAATGGTCAAGGATAACCCATGACATCATACGCATCTTCTACAGCCAGAGCTGAAATGAGTGAACTGCGTCGCTTGAGGGGCTTGTTGCCGCCGGAACTGCAAAGTTGGGTTTCGGTGGAAGCAACTACGGCGGTCAATCCTCCCCTGATTGTGAGTGAGGAGATTGGCAAAGACGAAGTGGAAGTGCAAATCGATATGGTGAAGTGGGAGCAACTCGCAACTGACCAGCGGAATTTGCTGTTCTGGCACGAAGTTGGACGGATTCAGAATGACACAATCCCAAAAGACGGGTGGGAAATGGCAGCACTGGCGATTGGTCTGGGTGGTGCTGTGGGCGAGTTATGGGTACAAGATGGGTTGCTGCTGATTTTGGCGCTGGCGCTATGTGGCGTTTCAGGCTGGCGACTGTGGCAGAAGAACAACAGTGATAAAGTGATTCAGGAATTGATCGATGCAGACGAACGGGCGATCGTGCTAGCGACCCGCTTCGGTTACTCGCTGCCAAACGCTTACAAAAGTTTAGGAAGTGCACTCAAAACTCTGATCGAGCAGTCTCCCAAGAAGAAATTACGTTCTCGATACGAAGCCCGGCTGGATGCACTGAAGAAGAGTGCCGCCAAAGCCAAAGCCAAGATGAAGGAGCAAACGGTAGAAGAGTATTAGAAAGTTTTCAATTCAATAAGATGTCCGATACTCGGCAACCCCGACACAGATCTGCTCGGCTATGTAACGTTGATCGTTGACTAGATTCACTGAGTCATTATGTCTTTCTTGGAAAGACTAAAATTTATGAATCTAGTCTTTGGTTGAGGAAGAAGTAGTCTGGACTATGATATTTGCGGTAACTGAGAGGAATATGGCGATCGCAGGGGCAGCGATGACAAGCCAACCTCCGCGGAGAAAAATAATGTAGCTAACGCCCAGCAAGCTCATGAATAGGAGTCCTTCTGCCAGCACAAACACGAAAGGGCGGTGACGAATGAGCCAGGCAAGGCTGCCTGCAACGATCGCCCAGCCTAAAATCCACGCAATTTCGAGGGGTTCTGACCAAGCCCAGATCAACTTTTTCTCGCCCAGTGCGGTATCCAGAAATTGACTCACCATGTGAGCATGAATCATCACACCGGGCATCCGGGGATTTTCTGCATCTAGCGGACTGAAAGGGGTTTGAAACAAATCTTTGGCATTGGCAGCAGTCGTGCCGATCAACACGATTTTGTCTTGAATTTGCTCTGGCTGCATGCGTCCTTTCAGCACATCGCCCAGGCTTACCTGTTGAATCGCATTTTGCCCACGATATTGCATCATGATTTGGTAGCCGCGATCGTCCAGGTTAGAATATCCGCCAAAGTTGGATGTTAATGGCATAAATTCTGCCTGACCCAGTTGAGCAAGGGTGCGATCGCGGGGGTTAGGCTTTAGCAAAATGCGATTCTTTGCTAGATACAACGTTGCCAGTCGCAGGGCAAAGGAGTGAAATACCTCTTCCCGATCTGGCAAATTGGCAAACAGCAGGTTGCGCCGCACCACACTATCTGTATCCAGCACCACATCGTTAAACCCCACCCGCTCAAACGGAACACTGGAAGGGGCGGGCGTCATGGGCATTCCCAAATTGGTAATGGCAATGACGTTGGATGCCTTAAGCGCCGATAGCAAGGCTGTACGTCCTGGTTCTTGAGGAATGTCACGAAACACATCTAGCCCAATCACACGGGGTTTGTATTGTTGCAGGCGTTGAATCGT is a window of Leptolyngbyaceae cyanobacterium JSC-12 DNA encoding:
- a CDS encoding putative membrane protein (IMG reference gene:2510096884~PFAM: Protein of unknown function (DUF1622)), whose product is MSPKLFGETIVQRGKLAKSMTTMLRIVAESAPFAVGESRLEALLKELLTQFAGLLELTLETIAILVVAIAVAIALKRLFHHKTKGKNHHLQEQIRLEFGQTLALSLEFQLAADIVATAVSPNWNDVAKLAAITSIRTFLNYFLQREVQELQTIAQKSSTRAEDDI
- a CDS encoding acetyltransferase (IMG reference gene:2510096885~PFAM: Acetyltransferase (GNAT) family); protein product: MTAYLSTYRIRLYSGEADLPAIAHLINTCKTADSLDDFASVEELGHRFASPDFDISQDLRLWEDGLGEICAIAQCWLPEATDVQNCFLWFSIRPDMREIGLEIEVLTWAEARVKQVAQQRNVSAQLRSGARNDQVVRLNFLKQQNFVVDRHFYRMARSLTEPIPEPQLPAGFYVRPLQGVTEAAAWVEMFNQTFIDHWNFHPLTVEDRKHWMEDSAYVPELDLVVVAPDGTLAAFCYNLIYVQENDRTGRKEGWIADLGTRRGFRRIGLGRAMLLTGMLALKARGMEIALLGVDSENPSGAFNLYQSVGFRQRYSFISHVKFL
- a CDS encoding hypothetical protein (IMG reference gene:2510096886); translation: MAYSCKLGTGRMLYLDNANGQTMVTLSSSASGQQQQASSSFLTGTWTATPEVYLTTDGAVVKLQSERGSHYIRVHGSSIGVSEAFSLDALEQMQVQQISGFPASSSVMESMKPMEPMKPMKPMTMGDMQMSMNPMEMRMGNMEMRMGTAASAPAVSTAQRFCSQCGTPVKLEDRFCSNCGHRLGN
- a CDS encoding ATP:corrinoid adenosyltransferase (IMG reference gene:2510096887~PFAM: ATP:corrinoid adenosyltransferase BtuR/CobO/CobP~TIGRFAM: cob(I)alamin adenosyltransferase) is translated as MVRNEVGIRTAQARSERLVGQIHVYDGAGKGKSQAALGVVLRSIGLGIHTDWQTRVLLLRFLKGPGRTYDEDAAIEALQRGFPHLIDQVRTGRAEFFNAEEITRFDKLEAQRGWDVAKGAIASGLYSVVVLDELNPVLDLGLLPVNEVVSTLKRKPEHMEVIATGRAAPQPLLDIADLHSEMRPHYHPTAKDQGIDGIEIYTGEGKGKSTSALGKALQAIGRGIGQDKSHRVLIMQWLKGGTGYTEDAAIAALRQIYPNLVDHQRCGRDAIVWRGQQQELDYVEAERGWEIARAAIASGLYKTIILDELNPTVDLELLPQEPIVQALLRKPRDTEIIITGRCKHPPAYFDLASVHSEMICHKHYAEKGIDLKRGVDF
- a CDS encoding Pyridoxamine 5'-phosphate oxidase (IMG reference gene:2510096888~PFAM: Pyridoxamine 5'-phosphate oxidase), which gives rise to MAKVFDHITEELQRFIAAQPLFFVATAPLSATGHVNLSPKGLDSFRVLSSKQVAYLDLTGSGNETSAHLLENGRITFMFCAFQGAPLILRLYGQGRVVLPTSDDWQGLFSQFLPIPGTRQIIVAEINRVQTSCGNGVPLMEFAEQRQIMVDWAMKKGEDGLRAYHREKNCVSVDGLPTPLAKILN
- a CDS encoding hypothetical protein (IMG reference gene:2510096889), with translation MVSDSTSGRRVQHSSPKIAEFVGTLIAVLTLTLPAVVVAQYSSRPDISTIAPYAVSRSNNR
- a CDS encoding Protein of unknown function (DUF3318) (IMG reference gene:2510096890~PFAM: Protein of unknown function (DUF3318)), which codes for MTSYASSTARAEMSELRRLRGLLPPELQSWVSVEATTAVNPPLIVSEEIGKDEVEVQIDMVKWEQLATDQRNLLFWHEVGRIQNDTIPKDGWEMAALAIGLGGAVGELWVQDGLLLILALALCGVSGWRLWQKNNSDKVIQELIDADERAIVLATRFGYSLPNAYKSLGSALKTLIEQSPKKKLRSRYEARLDALKKSAAKAKAKMKEQTVEEY